In Pedobacter sp. WC2423, the following are encoded in one genomic region:
- a CDS encoding DapH/DapD/GlmU-related protein, which yields MSLSAKIKANPVLKKIAHRMLIPANDFRPRLWVRLFINPFKHKRGKGSIVRFRTRIDVFPFNHFELGNYSLIEDFSTINNGVGDVVIGEKTIIGIGCTVIGPVVIGNHVMLAQNIVISGLNHGYELIDIPPSEQQTVTKNITVGDEVWIGANCVITAGVTIGKHAIIGAGSVVTKDIPDYAVAVGNPARVIKVYNFENKIWEKVK from the coding sequence ATGTCATTATCCGCGAAAATAAAAGCAAATCCGGTACTGAAAAAGATAGCACACCGAATGTTGATTCCTGCTAACGATTTCAGACCAAGATTATGGGTTAGATTATTTATAAATCCTTTTAAACATAAAAGAGGAAAGGGGTCAATTGTCAGGTTCAGGACCAGGATTGATGTTTTTCCTTTCAATCATTTTGAATTGGGCAATTACAGCCTGATTGAAGATTTTTCGACCATCAATAATGGCGTTGGAGATGTAGTGATCGGTGAAAAAACCATCATCGGGATTGGTTGTACAGTCATTGGCCCGGTTGTGATCGGAAATCATGTGATGTTAGCGCAAAATATTGTAATTTCAGGACTGAATCATGGCTATGAATTAATTGATATCCCTCCAAGTGAGCAGCAAACGGTTACTAAAAATATAACGGTCGGAGATGAAGTCTGGATTGGTGCAAATTGCGTAATTACAGCTGGAGTTACCATTGGTAAACATGCGATAATTGGTGCCGGAAGTGTAGTGACTAAAGATATACCTGATTATGCTGTTGCGGTTGGAAATCCGGCAAGGGTGATAAAAGTATATAATTTTGAAAATAAGATATGGGAAAAGGTAAAATAA
- a CDS encoding glycosyltransferase: MISQPQEEIISGRDIVIVGQQPWDVNIGSNCKNIAIELAKHNRVLYVNSALDRITLLRNRKDSKIIKRKAVIKGKENGLIPVTDNLWTLYPDVLIESVNWINNFNLFDWLNKRNNRLFAKSILKTTALLGFKDIILFNDNDMFKSFYLKEFLHPSLSIYYSRDFMLAVDYWKKHGTRIEPALIKKSDLCVANSTYLSNYCKQYNPASFYIGQGCELDIFTSSAALPVIPAIDRLKGAKIGYVGALQSIRLDIELIAHIAVTKPDWNIILVGPEDDVFKMSKLHEIPNIHFLGAQKPEDLPQYINAFDLCINPQLVNQVTIGNYPRKIDEYLAMGKPVVATHTEAVTIFEETVYLAENKESFVTLIEKGLAENTEESATYRVKIAHSHSWENSVGELYKAINQVI; the protein is encoded by the coding sequence ATGATTAGTCAACCACAGGAAGAAATCATTTCGGGAAGAGATATCGTCATTGTCGGTCAGCAGCCATGGGATGTTAATATTGGCAGCAATTGCAAAAATATTGCTATTGAGCTGGCTAAGCATAATCGGGTTTTATATGTGAACTCTGCATTAGACAGAATAACTTTGCTCCGGAACAGAAAAGATAGTAAGATTATCAAACGTAAGGCGGTCATTAAAGGAAAAGAGAATGGTTTGATCCCGGTTACTGATAACTTATGGACTTTATATCCGGATGTATTGATAGAATCTGTGAACTGGATTAATAATTTCAACCTTTTCGACTGGTTAAATAAACGGAATAACAGGCTTTTTGCGAAATCAATTTTAAAAACAACTGCATTACTGGGCTTTAAGGATATCATACTCTTCAATGATAATGATATGTTCAAGAGTTTTTACCTGAAAGAATTTCTGCATCCTTCGTTAAGTATTTATTATTCCAGAGATTTTATGCTGGCTGTGGATTACTGGAAAAAACACGGGACGAGAATTGAACCGGCACTGATTAAAAAAAGTGACCTGTGTGTTGCAAATTCCACTTATTTAAGTAATTACTGTAAACAATATAATCCGGCTTCTTTTTATATTGGTCAGGGCTGTGAGCTTGATATTTTCACCAGTTCAGCGGCTTTACCTGTCATACCAGCTATTGATCGCTTAAAAGGGGCTAAAATCGGCTATGTAGGCGCATTACAAAGTATTCGCCTGGATATAGAATTGATTGCGCATATTGCAGTAACCAAACCAGATTGGAATATCATTCTGGTAGGCCCTGAAGATGATGTGTTTAAAATGAGTAAATTACATGAAATTCCGAACATCCATTTTCTGGGTGCGCAGAAACCTGAAGATTTACCGCAGTATATCAATGCATTTGATTTATGTATTAATCCTCAGCTGGTGAACCAGGTGACCATCGGAAACTATCCAAGGAAAATTGATGAGTACCTGGCGATGGGGAAACCTGTGGTCGCTACCCATACCGAGGCCGTAACGATTTTTGAAGAAACGGTTTACCTTGCTGAAAATAAAGAGAGTTTTGTTACATTAATTGAAAAAGGCTTAGCGGAAAATACAGAAGAATCAGCAACTTACCGGGTGAAAATTGCACATTCACATTCCTGGGAAAATAGTGTAGGTGAATTGTATAAGGCTATTAATCAAGTTATATAA
- a CDS encoding glycosyltransferase yields the protein MKITLWIVLQIIIGYNLVLPIVLFLFYKLLSKKRRNTLYQTDYDYAIIVTAYEQTGLLHQVVDSLLQLNYKNYLIYVVADNCDISNLHFNNEKVILLRPETVLASNTRSHLYAISHFKRAHEILTIIDSDNLTDPEYLHELNVFFDQGFEAVQGVRAAKNLNTTFACLDAARDIYYHFYDGEILFELGSSATLAGSGMAFKTDLYKACFENLDITGAGFDKVLQAQLLKQGKRIAFAENAIVFDEKTTNSAQLVNQRSRWINTWFKYFGYGFDILFKGIKGLNWNQFLFGLILLRPPLFMFILLSMICAFINLFIFPFYALIWFIAFGLFAAGFLIALLRYPTDSRIYKSLINIPKFIFFQLLSLVHAKQANKRSVATKHDVTS from the coding sequence ATGAAGATAACGCTCTGGATAGTTCTGCAAATTATTATTGGATACAATCTTGTGCTTCCAATAGTACTTTTCCTGTTTTATAAGCTCTTAAGCAAAAAGAGAAGGAACACGCTGTATCAAACAGACTATGATTACGCCATCATTGTGACTGCCTATGAGCAAACCGGGCTTTTGCACCAGGTGGTGGATTCTTTGTTGCAGCTGAATTATAAAAACTACCTGATTTATGTCGTAGCTGATAACTGTGATATTTCCAATCTGCATTTTAACAACGAAAAAGTAATCCTGCTCAGGCCAGAGACTGTTTTAGCGAGTAATACCAGGTCACATCTTTACGCAATCAGCCATTTTAAAAGAGCGCATGAGATCCTGACTATTATTGATAGCGATAACTTGACTGACCCTGAATATCTCCATGAATTAAATGTGTTTTTTGACCAGGGATTTGAGGCTGTACAAGGCGTCAGGGCGGCTAAAAACCTGAATACAACTTTTGCCTGTCTGGATGCAGCAAGAGATATCTATTATCATTTTTATGATGGGGAAATCTTATTTGAACTGGGCTCATCTGCTACACTGGCCGGATCTGGAATGGCTTTCAAAACAGACTTGTACAAAGCATGTTTTGAAAACCTGGATATCACCGGGGCAGGATTTGATAAGGTATTACAGGCACAGCTTTTAAAGCAGGGAAAACGGATTGCATTTGCTGAAAATGCAATTGTATTTGATGAGAAAACTACCAATTCCGCACAGCTGGTTAATCAGCGTTCCAGATGGATCAATACCTGGTTTAAGTATTTTGGCTACGGGTTTGATATTTTATTTAAGGGAATCAAAGGATTGAACTGGAACCAGTTTCTATTTGGTCTGATCTTGTTAAGGCCGCCTTTGTTTATGTTCATCTTGTTATCCATGATCTGCGCCTTTATCAATTTGTTTATTTTCCCTTTTTATGCTTTGATCTGGTTCATCGCTTTTGGACTTTTTGCGGCTGGTTTCCTGATCGCACTGCTGCGTTATCCTACGGATTCCAGAATTTACAAATCCTTAATTAACATTCCTAAGTTTATATTTTTTCAATTGTTATCTTTAGTGCACGCAAAGCAAGCTAATAAACGCTCTGTTGCCACTAAACATGATGTTACCTCATAA
- a CDS encoding O-antigen ligase family protein, producing the protein MQRDSNHLFLKKSRIKFLIFGLLIAGISSFAVAKLEFLVPVVLALLAVFTVYLIFLFRNPKVGLVTLVIYCFLLGFLGREIGGLSYGMGIELLLVLTWLSSLIYYKKEDWLVIRNDLSLLFLIWFIVSVIEVINPAGASVMGWLMEIRSVALYPVLLIPLSFIVFNKKSDLDLFIKLILGLALVAALNGIKQIHFGLFPGEQRFIDGPGGATHLIFGKLRAFSFYDAGQFGAFEAVFVVMAVVLALGSSRLWKKVTLLTLAGFYGYAMLLSGTRGAFFALVVAAVFAIFLTKNFKVLFLGGLFMAVFLGGLKYTTIGSNYYEINRFRSSLDPEDPSLNVRFNTQRILREYLSSRPFGGGLGVLGAFSEYNQDKFLSIIQPDSYWVKIWAMYGIVGLTLWFSMLMYILGKCCGIIWMIQDKKLKVKLIAILSASAGIFFCSYGNEVINNMPSSLIVCISFVLVYLGPKFDKEIAQENLVIDTSNLDNSSLIVVKPI; encoded by the coding sequence ATGCAGCGAGATTCTAATCACCTGTTTTTAAAGAAGTCGAGAATAAAGTTTTTAATTTTTGGTCTTTTAATAGCGGGAATATCCAGTTTTGCGGTTGCAAAACTGGAATTTTTAGTTCCGGTAGTATTAGCGCTGCTGGCCGTATTTACTGTTTACCTGATTTTTCTTTTCAGAAATCCAAAGGTAGGGCTGGTAACCTTAGTCATTTACTGTTTTTTACTGGGCTTTCTGGGCAGGGAAATAGGGGGCCTGTCTTATGGAATGGGGATTGAATTACTGCTGGTCCTGACCTGGCTGTCCTCCTTGATTTATTATAAAAAGGAAGACTGGCTGGTGATCCGTAATGACCTGAGCTTATTATTCCTGATCTGGTTTATTGTCAGCGTCATCGAAGTTATTAATCCTGCCGGAGCAAGTGTAATGGGCTGGCTGATGGAAATCAGGTCTGTTGCCCTGTATCCGGTATTGCTTATTCCTTTGAGTTTTATTGTATTTAACAAGAAGAGTGATCTTGATCTTTTCATTAAACTGATTCTTGGTTTAGCTCTTGTGGCTGCATTGAATGGGATTAAACAGATACATTTTGGCTTATTTCCTGGTGAACAGCGGTTTATTGACGGGCCGGGTGGCGCTACCCATTTGATTTTCGGCAAACTGCGTGCATTCTCCTTTTATGATGCAGGGCAGTTTGGTGCATTTGAGGCTGTATTTGTAGTGATGGCTGTGGTACTGGCTTTGGGCTCGTCCAGGCTTTGGAAAAAAGTAACTTTATTAACTCTTGCTGGTTTTTACGGCTATGCAATGTTGCTTTCCGGTACAAGAGGGGCATTTTTTGCCCTGGTTGTCGCGGCAGTTTTTGCGATATTTCTGACTAAAAATTTCAAGGTATTGTTTTTAGGTGGTTTGTTTATGGCCGTCTTTTTAGGTGGATTGAAATACACGACTATCGGAAGTAACTATTATGAAATTAACCGTTTCAGAAGTTCTCTGGATCCTGAAGATCCATCCTTGAATGTTCGTTTCAATACACAGCGGATTTTGAGGGAATATCTTAGTTCGAGGCCTTTTGGTGGTGGATTGGGCGTTTTAGGGGCCTTCTCGGAGTATAACCAGGATAAATTTCTCTCCATTATACAGCCGGATAGCTACTGGGTTAAAATCTGGGCCATGTATGGCATTGTGGGTTTAACGCTGTGGTTTAGTATGCTGATGTATATTTTAGGAAAATGCTGCGGGATTATCTGGATGATACAGGATAAAAAACTGAAAGTAAAACTGATTGCAATCCTATCAGCCAGTGCCGGGATTTTCTTTTGCAGTTATGGAAATGAGGTGATCAATAATATGCCTTCTTCTTTAATTGTCTGTATTTCATTTGTGCTGGTTTATCTGGGACCGAAATTTGATAAAGAAATTGCACAGGAGAACTTAGTAATTGATACGAGTAACCTTGATAACAGCAGCCTCATTGTAGTTAAACCTATTTAA
- a CDS encoding exopolysaccharide transport family protein codes for MDIQRFLKLLKRYIWILILVPVVAAVITYFLSKNIPKEYKSQVQISTGLVDQSKQLSSQTQNDYFKTSQQFSNIIEKMKMRKIMSILSYNLIIHDLENPKAAFRKYSPKLDSLPAAQKSELLNTYKKRLAQKVPVTVYDNKGKFKLYDILQSMGYGEAALNKKMMIYRPDNSDFVNIDFTSEDPLLSAYVVNTLATEFISNYSIDVYNNQNNSIAVLDSLLKKKEREMNAKNGALKGFKMKNGVLNLNEQAATVYSQISQYEERKAQAIRDIQANQGALSAIKNKLRGVGDPYMGGTVVEDNNTILNLKSELKAANDRYIDNSFRQSDKRKIDSLQTLISRQSARNSDKNVVDPQIAKQGLIQQKNNLEISTEQIKNTISSIDKQLAKLKGQYNTMVPFDAGIQNYERDADIATKDYMAALERTNTSRTEQNTGLKLQVAQVGLPGSAEASKTIVYIALSGIATFAVCFSLLVLLFITDHSINTIHQLEAATKMRVLGSLNYIPEQVTDIKSIWNDTKNNNYTIHKDLLRSLRFEIGDEMAKEDSRVLGITSLGVGEGKTFLASNLAYAYAMTGKKVLLIGGDQVAPVLSDSKQLQISQNFETFLVKREIQIDDMITRLNKIDETRSLLEIQSERNLRAGFDVLKKQFDIIIIDVNSLLNINLAKEWLSFTEKNVAVFEAGKTLTGSDKDLIAFLKKQPGFMGWVINKIKLAGIDG; via the coding sequence ATGGACATTCAAAGATTTTTAAAGCTGCTCAAAAGATATATATGGATACTGATACTGGTACCTGTAGTCGCTGCCGTTATCACTTATTTTCTATCTAAAAATATTCCTAAAGAGTATAAATCTCAGGTTCAGATTTCTACTGGTCTGGTAGATCAGTCCAAGCAATTGTCTTCACAGACACAGAACGATTATTTCAAGACCAGTCAGCAGTTCAGTAATATTATTGAAAAGATGAAAATGAGAAAGATCATGAGTATTCTTTCTTATAATCTGATTATTCATGACCTGGAAAATCCGAAAGCTGCGTTCAGAAAATACAGTCCTAAACTGGATTCTCTTCCTGCTGCGCAGAAATCGGAATTGCTGAATACCTACAAGAAAAGACTTGCGCAAAAGGTTCCGGTTACCGTTTATGATAACAAAGGGAAATTCAAATTATATGATATCCTGCAATCGATGGGTTATGGTGAAGCTGCCCTGAATAAAAAAATGATGATTTACAGACCTGATAACAGTGATTTTGTCAATATCGATTTTACTTCAGAGGATCCGCTTTTATCTGCTTATGTGGTCAATACTTTAGCCACTGAATTTATCAGCAATTATAGTATTGATGTTTATAACAATCAGAATAACTCTATAGCTGTGCTTGATTCCTTGCTGAAAAAGAAGGAAAGAGAAATGAATGCTAAAAACGGAGCGTTGAAAGGCTTCAAAATGAAAAATGGGGTACTGAACCTGAACGAACAGGCAGCTACAGTTTATTCTCAAATTTCTCAGTATGAGGAAAGAAAAGCACAGGCAATCCGTGATATTCAGGCAAACCAGGGTGCACTTTCTGCGATCAAGAACAAATTAAGAGGAGTTGGGGACCCTTACATGGGGGGGACTGTTGTAGAGGATAACAATACCATTCTGAATTTAAAGAGCGAATTGAAAGCAGCTAATGATCGTTATATTGATAACAGTTTCAGACAGTCTGATAAACGTAAAATAGATTCTCTGCAGACTTTAATATCCAGACAGTCTGCAAGAAATTCTGATAAAAATGTAGTAGACCCCCAGATTGCGAAACAAGGATTAATACAGCAAAAAAATAACCTGGAGATTTCAACAGAACAGATTAAAAATACGATCAGCTCTATTGATAAACAACTGGCGAAGTTGAAAGGACAATACAATACAATGGTTCCTTTTGATGCCGGCATACAAAATTATGAGCGTGATGCTGATATTGCGACCAAAGACTATATGGCCGCACTGGAACGGACCAATACAAGCCGTACAGAGCAAAATACGGGTTTAAAACTTCAGGTTGCACAGGTGGGTTTACCTGGTTCTGCTGAAGCTTCAAAAACTATTGTATATATCGCTTTATCGGGTATTGCTACTTTTGCAGTTTGTTTCTCTCTTCTGGTATTGCTGTTTATAACAGACCATTCTATCAATACCATTCACCAGCTGGAAGCTGCGACCAAAATGCGTGTACTGGGTAGTTTGAATTATATTCCTGAGCAGGTTACAGATATCAAATCGATCTGGAATGATACTAAAAATAATAACTATACGATCCATAAAGATTTGCTGAGATCATTAAGGTTTGAGATTGGTGATGAAATGGCGAAGGAAGACAGCCGCGTATTGGGGATTACAAGTTTAGGTGTAGGAGAAGGAAAAACATTCCTGGCTTCGAACCTGGCTTATGCTTATGCGATGACTGGTAAAAAAGTATTATTGATTGGTGGTGATCAGGTAGCCCCGGTCTTGTCAGACTCTAAACAGTTACAAATCAGTCAGAACTTTGAGACCTTTTTGGTGAAAAGAGAAATACAGATTGATGACATGATTACCCGTCTGAATAAGATTGATGAAACCAGATCTTTACTGGAAATCCAGAGTGAAAGAAATCTGAGAGCTGGATTTGATGTACTTAAAAAACAATTTGATATCATTATCATTGATGTCAATAGCTTATTGAATATTAACCTGGCCAAAGAATGGCTTTCATTTACAGAGAAGAACGTTGCTGTATTTGAAGCAGGCAAAACATTGACTGGTTCAGACAAAGATTTAATAGCCTTTCTTAAGAAACAGCCTGGATTTATGGGCTGGGTGATAAATAAAATAAAATTAGCCGGAATTGATGGTTAA
- a CDS encoding TolC family protein — MKKVSALTVLLLSFLCLHVSAQDSIIGDINYGMLDKYIQAAKENYPKRKILKAQEDAIKTGIAVAEISYLDMFSASYFYRPGDKQAISTPGQTANPYIVNGIQYGISLNLGAFLQKPFLVKRAKADYKVAQLQTADYDYALVNEVKKRYYTYIQMLSELKIKTQTAQDNNGVAENQRRRFEKGEIPLDAYNGSRVQLSDSNSAKIQTEVNFLNAKDALEEIVGRKLTDIK, encoded by the coding sequence ATGAAAAAAGTATCTGCTCTCACAGTTCTTTTACTGTCGTTTCTATGCCTGCACGTATCTGCACAGGACTCGATTATCGGAGACATCAATTACGGCATGCTGGACAAATATATCCAGGCTGCAAAAGAAAACTATCCAAAACGCAAGATACTAAAAGCACAGGAAGATGCAATTAAAACTGGTATAGCTGTAGCAGAAATATCTTATCTTGATATGTTCAGTGCTTCTTATTTTTATCGCCCTGGTGATAAACAAGCAATCAGTACACCTGGCCAGACTGCAAATCCGTATATTGTAAATGGTATTCAGTATGGGATCAGCTTAAACCTGGGCGCTTTCCTGCAGAAACCATTTTTAGTTAAACGTGCAAAAGCTGACTATAAAGTTGCTCAGTTACAAACAGCTGATTATGATTATGCTTTAGTAAATGAAGTGAAAAAAAGATATTATACCTATATTCAAATGTTAAGTGAACTGAAAATTAAAACTCAGACTGCACAGGATAACAATGGGGTAGCTGAAAATCAACGCCGCAGATTTGAAAAAGGTGAGATTCCGTTGGATGCTTATAATGGAAGCAGAGTTCAATTGTCAGATTCTAATTCTGCTAAAATACAGACTGAAGTGAATTTTCTGAATGCGAAAGATGCATTAGAAGAGATTGTTGGCAGAAAACTTACCGACATTAAATAA
- a CDS encoding sugar transferase, translating into MDYNYKGMRLVYCGTELSAESAVILGQEYNIVHLDDSSKLEAYLSSLSLFSTPDVIMIEVGAQQQEAVFAIIAKIKNNPLTSGLIIVLLAQQHDAKLRARAIKAKIHDLYFLPYQMEDLKDRLNFLIKFKLIKPNIEQLSVIKKQKEYIIPTSKRIFDVVAAGGVLLVLSPFLLIVALFIKLDSKGPVIYKSKRVGTGYKIFDFYKFRSMKAGADKELINLSALNQYADDGSGTNAFVKIKNDPRVTKLGNFLRSSSIDEIPQLLNVLKGDMSLVGNRPLPLYEAEMLTSNEWSMRFLGPSGLTGLWQISKRGKADMSDTERKKLDNFYARNYSVWFDMSIMLKTFPALFQREKV; encoded by the coding sequence ATGGATTATAATTACAAAGGAATGAGGTTGGTTTACTGCGGTACTGAACTTTCAGCTGAATCAGCTGTGATTTTAGGGCAGGAGTATAATATTGTCCACCTGGATGACTCCTCTAAATTAGAGGCCTATTTAAGTTCTTTATCATTGTTCTCGACACCTGATGTGATTATGATCGAGGTTGGAGCGCAACAACAGGAAGCAGTCTTTGCTATTATTGCGAAGATCAAGAATAACCCGCTGACCAGCGGACTGATCATTGTATTGTTGGCACAGCAACATGATGCGAAGTTAAGAGCAAGGGCAATTAAAGCGAAAATACATGATTTGTATTTCCTTCCTTATCAAATGGAAGATCTGAAAGACAGGTTGAATTTCTTAATCAAATTTAAACTGATCAAACCGAACATCGAACAGCTTTCTGTGATTAAAAAACAAAAAGAATATATTATACCAACTTCCAAGAGGATTTTTGATGTGGTAGCTGCCGGCGGGGTATTGCTCGTTTTATCCCCATTTTTACTGATTGTCGCATTATTTATCAAACTGGATTCAAAAGGGCCTGTCATCTATAAAAGTAAAAGAGTAGGTACTGGTTACAAGATCTTTGATTTTTATAAGTTCAGATCAATGAAAGCCGGTGCGGATAAGGAACTTATAAATTTATCGGCCCTGAATCAGTATGCAGATGATGGAAGTGGTACGAATGCGTTTGTGAAAATTAAAAATGACCCGCGTGTAACTAAACTGGGTAACTTCTTAAGAAGCTCCAGCATAGATGAAATTCCACAATTACTGAACGTCCTGAAAGGGGATATGTCTTTAGTAGGAAACAGGCCTTTGCCTTTATATGAGGCCGAAATGTTAACGTCCAATGAATGGTCAATGCGGTTTTTAGGCCCCTCAGGTCTCACTGGCCTATGGCAGATCAGCAAAAGAGGAAAAGCAGATATGTCTGATACAGAACGTAAAAAACTCGATAACTTTTATGCAAGGAATTACTCCGTATGGTTTGATATGAGTATCATGTTAAAAACCTTCCCTGCCTTGTTCCAGAGAGAAAAAGTATAA
- a CDS encoding response regulator → MENVSFGKKQILIVDDEPSILKLLNFILSKQYAVHAKESGYKAHLWLEEGNFPDIIILDLHMPHFDGTSFLKSIKISGYYREIPVIILSAAEDLDKIVANLPFKVEAYFPKPFNPESLKNEIARVLATLTTAI, encoded by the coding sequence ATGGAAAATGTCTCATTTGGTAAAAAGCAAATTTTAATAGTTGACGATGAGCCAAGTATCTTAAAACTACTCAACTTCATCCTCTCAAAGCAGTACGCTGTTCATGCAAAGGAGAGTGGATATAAAGCGCACTTGTGGTTAGAAGAAGGAAATTTTCCTGACATTATTATTCTGGATTTGCACATGCCTCATTTTGATGGTACTTCTTTTCTGAAAAGTATTAAGATCAGTGGTTATTACCGGGAAATCCCTGTTATTATTTTATCAGCAGCAGAAGATCTGGATAAAATTGTTGCAAATTTACCATTCAAAGTAGAAGCATACTTTCCTAAACCTTTTAACCCGGAGAGTTTGAAAAATGAAATTGCCAGAGTCTTAGCTACATTAACAACTGCTATTTAA
- a CDS encoding LCP family protein, translated as MKYIFLSLVLFSTISFSVSAQDTTSLTTPPTGTAPAGTPAETTVPRPVVKLIKTPAALGISPKTQKRIAAMATPPINLALFAVDRRDKNQEGNSDVIMIITIDQVTKKIKMSSIMRDTYVNIEGKGMDKINAAFAFGGPQLAIKTINQNFDMDIQDYINVDFFGTAKMIDALGGVEINVKPEEIPYLNNYLKEISIIENIPPVNVTNPGIQVLNGRQTVAYTRIRAVGRGDYERTERQRTVLIALFNKMKGAGPALYPVFMNQILPNMETSLSGMNLFKIGGDLLNSKSKTIEQARFPLDSSSKGIRVNNIWYLSADLKVTTAALHNFIYKSISPAR; from the coding sequence ATGAAATATATCTTTTTAAGCCTGGTGCTGTTCAGTACAATTTCTTTTTCAGTTTCAGCACAAGACACGACCAGCTTAACCACTCCACCAACAGGCACTGCGCCAGCAGGTACTCCTGCAGAAACAACAGTTCCACGCCCTGTGGTTAAACTGATCAAAACTCCGGCTGCACTGGGCATCTCCCCGAAAACACAGAAAAGGATTGCTGCTATGGCTACCCCGCCCATCAACCTGGCACTTTTTGCAGTAGACAGACGGGATAAGAACCAGGAAGGGAACTCTGATGTGATCATGATTATTACGATTGACCAGGTAACCAAAAAGATCAAAATGTCCTCTATAATGCGGGATACCTATGTGAATATAGAAGGCAAAGGAATGGATAAAATCAATGCTGCATTTGCTTTTGGAGGCCCTCAGCTGGCTATCAAGACTATTAATCAGAACTTTGATATGGACATCCAGGATTATATCAATGTTGATTTCTTCGGGACTGCTAAAATGATCGATGCGCTTGGTGGTGTAGAGATCAATGTTAAACCGGAAGAAATCCCTTACCTGAATAATTACCTGAAAGAGATTTCTATTATTGAGAACATCCCTCCTGTGAATGTAACCAACCCTGGTATCCAGGTATTAAACGGCAGACAAACTGTGGCCTACACCAGGATCAGAGCAGTTGGCCGTGGCGATTACGAACGGACTGAAAGACAAAGAACCGTCCTGATTGCACTGTTTAATAAGATGAAAGGTGCAGGCCCGGCTTTATACCCGGTATTTATGAATCAGATTTTACCGAATATGGAAACAAGTTTATCAGGTATGAATCTCTTTAAAATTGGCGGAGACCTGCTGAATTCAAAAAGCAAGACCATCGAACAAGCAAGGTTCCCACTGGATTCTTCCAGTAAAGGTATCAGGGTGAACAACATATGGTACTTATCAGCCGACCTGAAAGTTACCACAGCAGCCCTGCATAATTTCATTTACAAGAGCATTAGCCCTGCACGTTAA
- a CDS encoding glycerophosphodiester phosphodiesterase translates to MNWNNNKVIAHRGAFKKNNLPENSIASLKEAIRLKCYGSEFDVHLTKDNLIVVNHDEDFQGIPVASSTYAELRQKTLHNGEYLPSLEAYLKEGMKQDHTKLILEIKVAANLPDTLILTDAVFAMVQKMNAGAWIEYISFSYEALLRILQHDPAAKTAFLAEINDELPVETLKRDHIQQVDYDFCIYQTGDWFNRAHSLGMTINAWTVNDKKDMLTLLENKIDFITTNEPELLLSLMKSG, encoded by the coding sequence ATGAACTGGAATAACAATAAAGTAATTGCGCATCGGGGTGCTTTTAAAAAGAATAACCTGCCTGAAAATTCAATTGCTTCCTTAAAAGAGGCGATCAGATTAAAATGCTATGGATCTGAATTTGATGTTCATTTGACTAAAGACAATTTAATTGTTGTAAATCATGATGAAGATTTTCAGGGGATCCCGGTTGCCTCTTCCACCTATGCTGAATTAAGGCAAAAAACGCTACACAATGGGGAATACCTTCCAAGTCTGGAAGCGTATCTGAAAGAAGGAATGAAGCAGGATCACACGAAATTGATCCTGGAAATTAAAGTCGCTGCCAATCTTCCGGATACTTTAATTCTTACTGATGCAGTGTTTGCAATGGTGCAAAAAATGAATGCCGGAGCGTGGATAGAGTACATTAGTTTTAGCTATGAGGCACTGCTGCGGATATTACAGCATGATCCTGCTGCAAAGACTGCATTTCTTGCTGAAATTAATGATGAGCTTCCTGTTGAAACCTTAAAAAGAGATCATATCCAGCAGGTTGATTATGACTTTTGTATTTACCAGACCGGAGATTGGTTTAACCGTGCTCACAGTCTGGGTATGACGATCAATGCGTGGACCGTTAATGATAAAAAAGATATGTTAACCCTGCTGGAAAACAAGATCGATTTTATCACTACTAACGAACCGGAATTATTGCTTAGCTTAATGAAGTCAGGCTGA